In one Shewanella loihica PV-4 genomic region, the following are encoded:
- a CDS encoding LemA family protein, translating into MEGLLLGLGLVVIITYLWYVSLIKKRNAVREALSGIDVQLKKRANLVPNMLKIAQKFMDHEKSLLTEITALRTQVTAGYDLNDAAAIKEHLGLAEQLNSKMGQLMVSVENYPELKSDKTMVQAMATYSEVEEHISAARRFYNAAVSELNTAVEIFPGSIIASMAKVKVMPFYEADEASKAPIDASDYLK; encoded by the coding sequence ATGGAAGGTTTGCTGTTAGGCCTTGGCCTAGTCGTTATTATCACCTACCTCTGGTATGTCAGCCTGATCAAGAAGCGTAACGCCGTGCGTGAAGCCTTGTCGGGTATCGATGTGCAGCTGAAGAAGCGCGCCAACCTGGTGCCCAACATGCTCAAGATTGCACAGAAATTTATGGATCACGAGAAGTCGCTGCTGACGGAGATCACCGCGCTGCGTACTCAGGTGACGGCGGGCTATGATCTTAACGATGCCGCCGCTATCAAGGAGCATCTGGGTCTGGCCGAGCAGCTCAACAGCAAGATGGGCCAGCTAATGGTCAGCGTCGAAAACTACCCCGAGCTCAAGTCTGACAAGACTATGGTGCAGGCGATGGCGACCTATAGCGAGGTCGAAGAGCATATCTCGGCGGCCAGACGTTTCTACAACGCTGCCGTGTCTGAACTCAATACCGCGGTGGAGATCTTCCCCGGCTCCATTATTGCCTCTATGGCCAAGGTCAAGGTGATGCCTTTCTACGAGGCCGATGAAGCGTCCAAGGCGCCGATCGACGCATCCGATTACCTGAAGTAA
- a CDS encoding AbgT family transporter yields the protein MSSNQEDGLVASQPPTPSTTKKGLFVRFLNLVEHLGNLLPHPITLFALFCAAVIVISGIAGYFELTVNDPRPIGAAGRSEDGLIHVISLMNAEGLRMIVSNLVTNFTGFTPLGTVLVALLGVGIADRSGLLSAAMRTLVMGASKRLVTLTIVFAGIVSNTAAELGYVVLIPMAALIFHSLGRHPLAGLAAAFAGVSGGYSANLLLGTVDPLLSGITEAAAQMIDPDYLVGPEVNWYFMFASTFVITILGALVTEKIVEPKLGKYDPSEASIDLHNQKMDGVTPLEIKGLKMAGLSILVLGGILALSVVPENAPLRHPETGLVAGSPFLKGIVAFIFICFAIPGLVYGKVVGTMKRDKDVIDAMSHSMSTMGMYIVLVFFASQFVAFFKWTNLGAVLAVAGADALNAIGLTGPLVFLLFIMMCGFINLMLGSASAQWAVTAPIFVPMLMLVGYAPETIQAAYRIGDSVTNLITPMMSYFGLILAVASQYKKHLGIGTLVATMLPYSIVFFIGWTCFFFIWVFALGLPVGPGAATYYTP from the coding sequence ATGAGCTCCAACCAAGAAGATGGTCTGGTGGCCAGTCAGCCCCCAACACCATCGACGACCAAGAAGGGCCTTTTCGTCCGCTTTCTCAACCTGGTCGAACACCTGGGTAACCTCCTGCCCCATCCCATCACCCTCTTCGCCCTGTTTTGCGCCGCCGTCATAGTGATCAGCGGCATCGCCGGCTATTTCGAACTGACGGTCAACGATCCCCGTCCGATCGGCGCGGCGGGACGCAGCGAGGATGGCCTGATCCATGTGATCAGCCTGATGAATGCCGAAGGCCTGAGGATGATAGTCTCCAACCTGGTGACCAACTTCACCGGCTTCACTCCCTTAGGCACTGTACTGGTTGCCCTCTTGGGGGTCGGCATCGCCGATCGCTCCGGCCTGCTATCGGCCGCGATGCGCACTTTGGTGATGGGCGCCTCTAAGCGTCTGGTTACCCTCACCATAGTCTTCGCCGGTATCGTCTCCAACACAGCCGCCGAGCTGGGCTATGTGGTATTGATCCCTATGGCGGCGCTGATCTTCCACTCCCTCGGGCGTCATCCCCTGGCGGGTCTGGCGGCGGCCTTCGCCGGTGTCTCCGGCGGCTACAGCGCCAACCTGCTGTTGGGCACGGTAGACCCTCTGCTGTCGGGCATCACCGAGGCAGCGGCGCAGATGATCGACCCTGACTATTTAGTGGGCCCAGAGGTCAACTGGTACTTCATGTTCGCCTCGACCTTCGTCATCACCATTCTCGGCGCCCTGGTCACGGAGAAGATCGTCGAGCCCAAGCTGGGTAAGTATGATCCCAGCGAGGCCAGCATAGATCTGCACAATCAGAAGATGGATGGCGTCACGCCGCTGGAGATCAAGGGACTGAAGATGGCTGGCCTCTCCATCTTAGTATTGGGCGGCATATTGGCGCTCTCTGTGGTGCCGGAAAACGCGCCGCTGCGTCACCCAGAGACGGGGCTGGTCGCGGGCTCGCCCTTCCTCAAGGGGATAGTGGCCTTCATCTTCATCTGTTTCGCCATTCCTGGCCTGGTGTACGGCAAGGTGGTGGGCACCATGAAGCGAGATAAGGACGTGATCGACGCCATGTCCCACAGCATGAGCACCATGGGCATGTATATCGTGCTGGTGTTCTTCGCCTCCCAGTTTGTCGCCTTCTTCAAGTGGACTAACCTGGGCGCGGTGCTGGCGGTAGCAGGGGCCGATGCCCTCAACGCCATCGGCCTCACGGGCCCGCTGGTGTTCCTGCTGTTTATCATGATGTGCGGCTTCATCAACCTGATGCTGGGCAGCGCCTCGGCCCAGTGGGCGGTGACGGCGCCTATCTTCGTGCCCATGTTGATGTTGGTGGGATACGCCCCAGAGACGATTCAGGCCGCCTATCGTATCGGCGACTCGGTCACCAACCTGATCACCCCCATGATGAGCTACTTCGGCCTGATCCTGGCCGTGGCCTCCCAATACAAGAAGCATCTCGGCATAGGCACCCTAGTCGCCACCATGCTGCCCTACTCGATCGTCTTCTTCATCGGCTGGACCTGTTTCTTCTTCATCTGGGTGTTTGCCCTCGGCCTGCCGGTTGGCCCAGGCGCGGCAACCTACTACACGCCTTAA
- a CDS encoding LysR family transcriptional regulator, which produces MMNPIWLRSFCTLVELGHFTRTAERLYMTQSGVSQHVRKLEEQLDTQLLLREGKKFSLTHAGRQLYQQGQAILQSLAQLEQGIKQDPPFAGEVRLMSPGSVGLKLYGELLELQCAHPELSLDYRFASNAGVESAIAAMEADIGLMTRQPELSEVQAEAIAEEPLLLVTPASQTSLSWEALLQLGFIDHPDGAHHAKLLLGANYPEFEHSDQLPNRGFSNQIGLILEPVSRGLGFSVLPAYAVEAFARQDKITAHRLPVAVSETIYLCRRRQAVLPRRVDSLSEAIKACLA; this is translated from the coding sequence ATGATGAATCCCATCTGGTTACGCAGCTTCTGCACCTTGGTGGAACTGGGGCATTTCACCCGCACCGCCGAGCGCCTGTATATGACTCAGTCTGGTGTCAGCCAGCATGTGCGCAAGCTGGAGGAGCAGCTTGATACCCAGCTGCTACTGAGAGAAGGCAAGAAATTTTCCCTGACCCACGCCGGGCGTCAGCTATACCAGCAGGGGCAGGCGATACTGCAATCCCTGGCTCAGCTTGAGCAGGGAATCAAACAAGACCCGCCCTTTGCCGGAGAGGTACGCCTGATGTCACCCGGCAGTGTCGGCCTCAAGCTCTATGGTGAGCTGCTTGAGCTGCAATGCGCCCACCCCGAGTTGTCGCTGGATTATCGTTTCGCCTCCAACGCCGGGGTAGAGAGCGCCATCGCCGCCATGGAGGCGGATATCGGCCTGATGACCCGCCAGCCAGAGCTGTCCGAGGTGCAGGCCGAGGCGATTGCCGAGGAGCCGCTACTCCTGGTGACGCCAGCTAGCCAAACGTCTCTCTCCTGGGAGGCCTTGCTACAGCTGGGCTTTATCGATCATCCCGATGGCGCCCACCATGCCAAGTTGCTGCTGGGGGCTAACTATCCTGAGTTCGAGCACAGTGATCAGCTGCCTAACCGGGGCTTCTCGAATCAGATAGGTTTGATCTTAGAGCCGGTGAGCCGAGGCTTGGGCTTTAGCGTCTTGCCCGCCTATGCGGTGGAGGCCTTTGCCCGTCAGGATAAGATTACCGCTCATCGGCTGCCGGTAGCCGTCAGCGAGACTATCTATCTTTGCCGCCGACGTCAGGCCGTGCTGCCGAGGCGAGTCGATTCGCTCAGCGAGGCCATTAAGGCCTGCCTGGCTTAG